The following is a genomic window from Streptosporangiales bacterium.
TGGTGATGATGGCCTCCTGTGCCGCTAACGTGGCCCCTGCTCATCCGAACGGAGAAGGAGCGCGCTCCATGGTTCAGGCGTACATCCTCATCCAGACCGACGTCGGCAAGGCAGCCGACGTCGCGCACGAGATCGCCGCGCTCAGCGGTGTCACGCTCGCCGAGGACGTCATCGGACCATACGACGTGATCGTCCGTGCGGAGGCGCGCAACGACGACGAGCTCGGCAAGCTCGTCGTGGCGCGCATCCAGCAGATCGACGGCATCGCCCGCACGCTCACCTGCCCCGTGGTGCACATCTGAGGGCAGGCATCGGCTCTCGCCTCCTTGCCGCCCTGGCCGTGACGGTGCTGCTGTGCGGCTGCGCCCGGACGCCCGAGGTGTCTCCACCCCGTCCCACGGGCCAGGCGGCGTCGGCGTGCCGGGCGCTGGCCGAC
Proteins encoded in this region:
- a CDS encoding Lrp/AsnC family transcriptional regulator codes for the protein MVQAYILIQTDVGKAADVAHEIAALSGVTLAEDVIGPYDVIVRAEARNDDELGKLVVARIQQIDGIARTLTCPVVHI